The following is a genomic window from Clostridium fungisolvens.
CAGATAAGGTAATAGAGTATGCTGAGAATATAGAGGAAGAAATACCAGCAGAAGAATATAAGAGAAGAAGAGATTTACGTAACGTAAGAATGGTAACAATTGATGGTGAAGATGCTAAAGACTTAGATGATGCAGTTAATATAGAAAGACTGCCAGGTGGAAATTATAGATTAGGAGTTCATATAGCAGACGTAACTCATTATGTTAGAGAAAAAAATCCTTTAGATAAAGAAGCGCTTAAAAGAGCTACATCAGTATATCTTATAGATAGAGTTATACCTATGCTTCCTAAAAAGTTATCAAATGGAATTTGTTCACTTAATCCTAAAGTAGACAGACTAGCTTTGAGTTGTATTATGACCATAGATAAGTCAGGTAATGTTGTAGATCATGAGATAGTTGAAAGTGTTATAAAAACCTCAGAAAGAATGACTTATACAGATGTTTCAGCAATACTAAAAGACGGAAATGAAGATCTTATAAAGAGATATGATTATCTTTATGATGATTTCAAAGCTATGGAAGAACTATGTTTGATATTAAATAAGAGAAGATTAAAAAGAGGTGCCATAGATTTTGATTTCGAAGAATCTAAAATAATTTTAGATGAATTAGGAAAGCCAATAGAGATTAAACCTTATGAAAGAGAAATAGCAAATAGAATCATAGAAGAGTTCATGCTTGTATGTAATGAAACTGTAGCTGAATACATGTATTGGACAAAAACTCCATTTGTATATAGAATACATGAAGAGCCGGATCAAGAAAAGCTAGAAAGATTTAAGAATTTTATATATAACTTAGGCTATACAGTTAGATGGGGTCAAGACATACACCCATCCAATCTTCAAGATGTACTTGAGATGATCAAAGGAAAGAATGAAGAAACTGTAGTTAGTACTCTTCTTCTAAGAAGCATGATGCAAGCTAGGTATGCACCTGAATGTGTGGGACACTTTGGATTAGCAGCAAAATACTATTGTCATTTTACTTCACCAATAAGAAGATACCCTGACCTTCAAATACACAGAATAATAAAAGAACATCTTCACGGAAAGATCGATGAGAAGAGATCGGAAAGATTAGTGAAGATAGTTGATACTGCTTCAAAGCAATCTTCTGATATGGAAAGATTGGCTCAAGATGCAGAAAGAGAAGTTGATGATTTAAAGAAAGCTGAGTATATGTCTTATAGAATAGGTCAAGAGTTTGTAGGTGTAATATCATCTGTAACAAACTTCGGTATGTTTGTAGAGCTTCCAAACACAATAGAAGGTCTAGTACGTATTGCTGACTTAGACGATGACTACTACGTATATGATGAAGACCATCTAATGCTAATTGGAGAAAGAACAAAGAAGATCTACAGATTAGGAGACAGTGTTTCGGTAAGATGTTCAAGAGTTGATATAGATAACAGAGAAGTATACTTTGATGTAATACCAACAGAAAGCGAAATTGAAATGGATCTTCCTGTACCAGATGTAAAAGGAATGCTAAATGATTTTGATGATGAAGATGAAGACGGTGAAATCTTCGAGGAGTTTGAAGAAGGTTATTGGGAAGGTGATGAGAAATCCCATGATACCCAAAATCTAATCAAAATATAAGCAATTACTTAGCATTAACTACTTATAATTAGATAATAATAAAGTTGTAAAGAACCCTTCATAAAGATCTATTTTTAATATTTTGAGTGAAGTGGTTCTTTAACTTTTATCTAAGTCTAGGAGGTTATTGCGATGGGATTTTATGAAGTTATTGGAGAAAGACAAAGTATAAAGAAATACAATTCTCAAGGTCCGATAGATAAGGAAAAACTCAATAGAATGGTAACAGCAGCTATGATGTCACCATCCTGGAAAAATAAAACTAGTTACAAGATTATATTAATAGATGACAAAAAAATAAAGGATACCATAGCTGATACAGTATTAAACGATGATGGTCAAGTATCAAAAGGTATAAAAGATGCACCATTACTTGCTGTATTTTTAGCTTCACCAGACAAATCTGGGGAGATAGACGGTAAAGAATATTATTTGGTAGATGGAGCTATAGCAATGGAACATTTTATATTAGCGGCAACTGCAGAGGGGTATTCAACTTGTTGGGTAGGTGCAGCTAATGAAGCTGAAGTAATAAATGCTATAGGAGCGCCAAATAATTACAAGCTTGTTGGTATGACACCAGTAGGACATAGTGATGAGCAAAAAGATCATAATCCTAAGAAGGATTTTAATGACTATGTTTTCTTAAATAACTGGAATACACCATTTGTTAATAAGTTTTAGAGATATAATTTAAAATAGAAAGCAGTATGAATTTTATTATTCATACTGCTTTTTTGCTGTATAAAAAAATATAAAATTTTTAATTTAATTAAACCTAGATATTTCAATGACTTTAGAAGTTTTTTGTGGCTATACAGTAAAAAAATAAAACTTATTCGCTTGTCAGATTTTTCTCATAAGACGATACTGCTGACGCATCTGATACATTTTGAAAGAAATAAGTGGAATAAATCTATTGAAAATGATAATAATTATCAGTATAATATTTTTAAATATATAAAGATAGTTGGTATTTAAAAGTAATAAATTATATATTTTTGAAGAGGGATAGCTTAATAATTGCATTTAAATTCTAAATGTTATCCATCCTTATGAAAGCTATTTTTAAATCAGGAGTGAAAGAGGTGATGCATAATGTATAAGAATGAAATAAAGGAAGTTGCCCACTCATCAGAAGTTAAGAGTGATTATATTAATAATAGTGTTTTTAGATATTTCTTATTGGCTTTTATGGCAGGTTTTTTCGTTATAGTAGGTATAGCTCTTTCATACTCAGCTGCAGGTATAGTGAATGTTGATGGAAAGCTTTATGGAAAGATGGCTGTAGGTCTTACCTTTTCAATAGCTTTAGGTCTTATATATTTTGCTGGCGGAGAGCTTTTTACTGGTAATTGTTTTGTTTTAACTGTAGGACTATTAGAGAAGGCTGTTACTATAAAGAATACTATAAAATTATTAGTAGTATGTTATCTTGGAAATTTGGCGGGTTCTATAGTGTCTGCATACATATATGTAAAAAGTGGGGCTCCCATAGGGCTGGCTGATACATATCTTTTAAAGGTCGCAGAATCTAAGACTCATTACCCAGCAGATCAATTGTTTTTAAGAGCTATATTATGTAACTTCATAGTTTGTTTAGCAGTTTGGCTATGTTATAGATTACAAGATGAAACAGCAAAACTGATAATGCTTTTTTGGTGTATATTTGCTTTTGCTACAGCTGGGTTTGAACATTCAGTAGCAAATATGGCATTATTTTCAGCAGCACTTATGCTACCACATAATGAGGCTTTAACATTAGGTGCTGTAGTACATAATTTAAGTTGGGTCACTCTAGGCAATATTATTGGAGGGTCACTTTTCTTAGCAGTACCATATTGGTATGTTAGTCAAGATAAGATCAGTGAAGATGTGAAAGTAAAATAAATAGACTGCTATGAACTTGTTATTAAATGGGTAATATATTATAATATAGAGGCAATATATTACCATTAGGATGTGATTATATGGCTAGAAAGAATGATAATAAAACTTTAGCTGAAAATAGAAAAGCCAGACATGACTACTTCGTTGAAGAAGCTATGGAAGCTGGAATAGAACTAGTAGGTACAGAAGTTAAATCAATAAGGGCAGGAAAGGCTAATCTTAAAGATTGCTATGCAGATATATATAATGGAGAAGTTTATATAAAAAACATGCATGTGAGCCCTTATGAACAAGGAAATATTTTTAATGTTGATCCACTTAGAGAAAGAAGATTACTTTTGCATAAAGAAGAAATAACAAGACTTACAGGACTTATACAACAGGAAGGACTAACTCTAGTGCCTTTAGCTCTTTATTTAAAAGGAAGTAAGGTAAAGGTTAATCTAGCTGTTTGTAAGGGTAAGAAAAATTATGATAAGAGAGATTCTATGCTTGAAAAGGCTCACAAGAGAGATATTGAAAGACAAATGAAGGAACGATCAAGATATTAAAAAATCATGCTCACTAAAGAGCATGATTTTTTAATCATCTGCACTTGTTACTTGCAATTCAGATATTATATCAGTTTTTCTATTTCCTACAATATCTTTAAATCTAGAATAAATTTTTAGATTATTCAGAAAATTATCCTCGAAAGCAATTAGTTTCAAATACTTTTCACCTTCCACAGCTTTTTCTAAACACTGAAAAGCTTCATCTATGTGTCTAAAGAGTGAAAAAATCCTACACTTATAATAATAGGCGATATAGCAATCCTTATCTAAATCTATAGCTTTATCAAGTGAGGTTAAGGCCCTAAATAAGTCACCTTCATAGAAAAGTATATTTCCAAGTTCGTAGTAGGCCCAGGGGAGAGTAGAGTCTACAGATATTATGGATTCATACATTTTTGCAGCTGAACTGAAATCTCTGTTCTCAAAATATAAATCACCAAGCATCTTAAAGGTGTTTATACTTTTCTTATTTATCTTAGTATATTTTAAGAGGTACTTTTCGCATTCAGTATAATCTTTTCTTATATATAGGCATATACCTTTTCCATAAAGTGCAGCGGGTAATTCTTTATTTATACCTAAGGCGGTATCAAAATTTTCTAAGGCTTTGTCTAAATCACCGAGGAGATAATAACAGTTACCTTTGTTTGCGTAAGGAGCAGCAAACTTATCATTTAGTTCGATACATTTATCAGCGTATTCTAAAGATTTATCAAAATCCTCAGCTTCAAAATAAGCATAGCTTATATTGTTATAAAGCATACTGCTTTCAATTTTAGAATCCAAAGCTTCCTTGCAAGCCTGTAGCATTTTTTCTATATCTTTAGTTTCTACTAATATCTCTATCAAGAGGGAATAGTAAAAATCTTCACCTAAGAGCGCTCTCTTAGCGTCAAGTAAAGAAATAGTTTTATCATACCGCTTCTTTCTATATAAACTTAATGCTTTTTTCTTCGTCCTTGTTTTTTCATTGTTTACGGAATAATAAAAAACTAGCGCAAATATAAATACAGTCGCTATTACAAATACCCACTTCATATAGATATACCTCCGTTGTTAATTCATACTTTAGTATATGATGAGAGGTTACAAAGTGGAGACTCCAAAAATAAGTGAAATCTCTCTCAAAGTCGCATGTTTACTATATATTTATATAATTTTATAATGTTTTAAAGATTTAATTATAACAATAAATATTGAAAAATTTTTATGAATAAGTGCTTTCGATAGTGCGTTTAAATTAAGTGGTCAGTCATCCGATGTTTTAATGAGCTTCGTAAAGAATTAATATGATTTTTTTCGATTTCATAGCTAAAACTGTATAACTCACTTCGTTCGGACAATACAGTTTTTTAACGCTACTACATCTCAACAAATCATTTAATTCTAATAACTCGCTCATATAGCATCTCCTGTCTAACCACTTAATTTCAACAATATTCTTAAACATAATATAAAATAGTGAAGATAAGACTATATTAAATGCGTTGAGATTTATGTATTCATATGTACGGCACTTAGATGAACTTCGCATAGAATTAATGTGATTTTCTCTGCAGTGGGAAAACTGAGAGGAGTATACTATTGTTATCACTAATTCCATATGAATCAGTGATAAACAATTTTGCCATCAATAACTCTGTTGATATAAATTCATTAATGCTGTAATATAATATTTGTGATGAGGAGTTAGTAAATACGACTCACCACTATAAACTTGACAGAGAAGTTTATAAGGTTTATAATTAAAATTCAGAAAATTAAATATTGAAAAAATTTAGCGTTTGCAAATTCATCACCCATAATATGGGGGCGCTTTGGCTTCGACGGGGGTAAGATGGGTTTGATAAGCGAGCCGGGGGAAGCATGGTCCCACGTGATCAACTATGCACTAAATGTAAACGCAGAAGATAATTTTGCATTAGCTGCCTAGTAGCAGCTCGTCAGCCTAAGCTTCCCGCAGCTTAGTGTCTGGCGCCGATAGCGGGGCCCCGAGCCTAGGAAAGCTTTGACCTAGGAACGGAATTTATGAAGCTACTAAAGCAAGAAGCCTGTCTGTAGGCGTCTTGTGGAGGGAATGTTAAAATATAGACTACGCTCGTAGAAAGTCAGGCTGGTCTGCTTTCGGACAGGGGTTCGATTCGTAAAAGAGTCGCCTCAAGAAGTGATTCTTGAGTGAAAACTTGGCTTTATCGGTGAAACCGTACCATGTGACGATGACGGCAATACCGAGAGGTATGTAAGGAAACTTAACAGCCTCGTATCGACTCATAGGCTCCTAAGCTTTTAAGTATGGAGTACTAGGATAGAAGTCACAAACTAAACTAAGGCTTCTATAATACGCCAAGCCTGATTAAGGTGATTTACCATAATCTGGAAGATATAGTCAGTGGTGTTAGTAATAACATATGCGCACGACCCCTCGCCTCCACCATATAAAACCCTAGACAGAAATGTCTAGGGTTTTTCCCTATTTAAGTGCAATAAACCTTTCGTAAAACTCTCTTTTCTTTTCTAAGAGTTCTTCAGAATACCTGCCATTTCTAGGCGTTAAGCTTTTGTATTCATTTAAAATCATTAAAGCTCTACGCTTTTTACTTTCAATAACAAGGTAAGGGGATATCATTTCTAGAAAGTTTATTGCATCATTGTATCTCAATGTATATGAAAAACAATCTTTATGTCTTTCAGTATCGTAATTTTTCTTTCGTCTAATTACTCCGGTATTTGTTTTGTCTTTAATCCATTGCAGAAGTTCTAAGGTTGTAGAAGCTATGGAAACACATGGAGCATGAAATTCATTGCTGTGAAACTTGGTTAGCATAATGCTACCTTCGCCATCAATTATTCCAGCAATATAAGCTTTTTCTTCATTTGTCAGCATAAGTACCTCCGAAAGTGGTATGTATTGGAGTTAGTATAATAATAGTATTATTTACATTTGCTTAAAATTTAATAGTATTTTGATTTTAGTACGTGATAGACATAAAATAATAACACTATTGATTTATACTTAAAACTACTTGACAATCTACATTTAATGCTATTTTTGAAATTATTAAAGGTACTAAAACTTTGACGCTTACATACAAAATAGACAATGTTCAGTATTAAATTATTATTTAATATTTGAAATCATTATGATTCATTCATCGTTTAAAATCGAGTTCTGCAATAAAATAAGTGCCTTATTTATGGCACTCATAAAATCAATAATTAATTCAAATTTTTTATTTTGAAAGATTAATAATGTTTTCCTAAGGGCTTAAAGAACCTATTTAGTAGAATCTATTTTTTTTGCAATTCTTTTACTGTTTCAGTTGAGTTTATAGCAACTAGATACTTATGAGGAAATATTATTTTTAGTGATATCCAGTTCTCATCACCTTCTCTAGGTGCTTTATGATTTACTACGGAATACGTACCATTCGAATCCTCTTTAACTATAACAACTAATGGGTTAGATCCTCCAGCGTTTGTATCAGATTCGAAGAATGTATACATATATACGTATTTAAGTCCAAATTTTTCATCAATTCCATAAATTTTATGAGCTTCATATTTTTCACTTGAGGATACATTAGACCAATTGAAATAATTATTTTTTATATAATCTGATAACACCGCATCTAAATCTTTTTTGTTCAAATTTTGTGAATATACAATATTATGCTTTGATGGTGCATAATATCGTAAAAAAGATAAGAATCCTATTGATGCTATTATAATTAGTAGGATGATAGTTAATGAGATTTTAAATTTTTTATTCATTATTACCTCCCAATATTTTATTTTAGGGCATAGATAATAGTGATTTTAGAAGTATATCAAAATGTGGAGTACCTAGGCCAGTAACGCAATCGTATCCATATTTTTTATAATATTCACTATTACCCCATTTAATTATAGCATTAAAATTAGTATGATCTTTGTGATTTTTTGCCATGGAAGTATTTAAGGACTTACTATTTTAATAGTAAGTCCTTGATGAATTGTAGCCTTTCTCATTGCCTTATCTAACATGATTATCTGTAAGATTATTAATTTCACTAATTGGAGAAAACATTCCTAAGAGATAAAAAAAATAATATATCAAAAATATTCACTATTAGACATAAGAATTGCTGTGTCAAAACCCTAAAATAAATGCTTTTTTTTCTATATACTTCAATAAAAGTCAAATTTTTTACTTGACAACGCTTTCAAGCAGTATAAAAATAAGGACGTAAATATCAATTAAGAAAAGAACATAGAAAAGGGGGCCGAAAAGTGGTTTCAAAACGCCAAAAAGACATCGTGTTGTCTTTAATGAAGTCAAAAGACCCTGTTACGTCTGAATGGATGGCAAAAGAACTTGGAGTAAGTGACAGAACCATTAGAACTGAGATCAAAGAACTTCAATCACAAAGTGCTTTGTTAGGAATTGTTATTGAATCGTTTCGTGGAAAAGGCTATTTATTAAAAGTAAAGGATTTTGCAACTTTTGAAAAAGAATTTACTCTTAATGAAAAAGACTCCATGGATGATACTCAATCAAATCTTTACGAACATCAAAATCGGGTTATATATATATTAAGGCGATTGTTATTAGGAAAGGACCTAGTAAAATTAGAAAGTCTTGAGGAATCCCTATTTATTTCTAAGCCTAAGTTGCAAAATGACTTAAAAATGGTCCGTGAAATATTGGAGAGTTATCATTTGAAGTTAGTTTCGACACCGCATTATGGTATGCATGTGGAGGGCGATGAATATATGAAGCGGATATGCCTTTCAAATTATATTTTAAGTCGAAATAACAACTTAAACATTGACAGTAAGTCCTTACAACTATTGGATAAAAATCTGTTTGAAAAAATTAGGGAAATCATCATAAAAAAGGTGAATAAATATGAATTTGAAATTTCGGACATTACACTTGAAAATTTGGCAACTCATATTGCCATTGGATGCAAAAGGATTGATGAAGGGTTTGTCATTGAAAATTTCGAACATGATGTAATTGGAAAATATCCATTTGAAAGTATAATAGCTAATGAAATTGTTAAGGAAGTTGAGGAGTTTACCGGTAAAATTTTTCCGGAAGCTGAAATTAATTATATTATCGTCCATTTGTTAGGTACAAAATTAATTCATAAGAATGTTTTAAATGAATCTAGCGAAAATGATAATTTACGCACCATCATTAATTGTATGCTGGAAAAATTGAAAACCAATTTTAATTGGGATTTTTATGGGGACTCTGAATTCATTCAAGCTATGATTATGCACATAGGACCCGCGATGAATCGATTACGCTATAGTATGAGTATTCGCAATCCATTATTAGATGACATTAAAAGGAAATATCCTAGTGCTTTTCAAGGTGCCGCCATTGCTAGCAGATGTATAGAGCACTACTTGGGGGTTGAAGTAGGAGAACACGAAATTGCTTATATTGCATTACATATAGGCGTGGCATTAGAAAGAATTAAGGCAATCCAAATAAAGACAAAACGAGTAATTGTGGTTTGCAATTCAGGTGTTGGAAGCGCAAAATTATTGTATTATCGTTTGAAAAATGAATTTAAAGATGAAATAGATATTGTGGCCACAACTAGTTACTATCAATTAAATGAATACGATCTATCCTCAATTGATTTTATTATTAGTACGATTCCATTAAAAGAAGATATAGGAGTTCCAGTGCAAGTTGTTCATACTTTTTTAGGAGGGGAAGATATTGTAAGTATTCAGGAGAAACTGAGGTCTGTAAAGGGCTCCGAGGAACGCAGATATCTAGATGAATCCAGAGTTTTTATTCATAAAAACTTTGATGACAAAGAAAGCGTAATCCGTTTTATGTGTGAAGAATTACGCAAACAAAAACTTGTTTCTAAGGATTATGTAAATTCTGTATTTGAAAGGGAAGAAATCGCTGCAACTAGCTTTGGAAATTTTGTTGCCATTCCTCATCCATTCGAACCAGAAACAGAGGAAACATTTTGGACTGTGTGCACATTAAAAAAGCCTATAGAATGGGCAGGTAAGAATATGGTTCAATTTATCTGTTTGTTAAACATTGGGAAAAATCCTAAGGAAGACTTGGAAGGGATGTATCGAAGGCTCATTGCTTTAGTTGAAAACAGAACAATGGTCCAAAAAGTTCTGAGGAGCGAATCAGCTGAAGATATAGTAAGGCTTGTAAATGGGTGTAAATAACGAAATGTAAGTTAAATTCAATAAACAAAGTATTAAAACTTAAAAGTGCAATATAAAACAGAAGTGATATTCATAGCAGGATACCTTTTTCCGTTATCAACGGAAAAATCCTTTCTGTAAAACAAATAAGTTTTAGAATAAACTATAAACAACAAGTAATCAAAGCAAGATGAAAAGGTTGTCAATTGATGCAGTTTAGATAGTTGGCTACTTATTTTATTAAAAAGCTTTTTATAGGAGGAGAAACAATGAATATTTTATTATGTTGTGCAGCTGGGATGAGTACAAGTTTGCTTGTGACCAAAATGGAAAAGGCCGCAGAAAAACAAGGTTTGGAAGGGAAAATTTGGGCTGCTCCGGCAACTCATATCAATGAACACATTGACAAGGCGGATGTCGTTCTTTTAGGACCACAAGTTCGATATCTACTTTCAAAAATAAAAGCATTAGGGGATGAAAAAGGTATTCCAGTAGATACTATTGACCCAACTCACTACGGGATGTGTAATGGTGAAGAAGTTCTAAAAACTGCTATAAAGTTAGTAAATAACAAATAAATTAAGAGGGGGAAGAAGAAAATGAGCAAATACAACGACTTTCTAGAACAAAAGGTAATGCCTGTTGCAGCAAGAGTCGGTGCGCAAAGACACTTATTGGCGCTCCGTGATGGTCTGATTGCCACTATGCCATTCATGATCATTGGGTCA
Proteins encoded in this region:
- the rnr gene encoding ribonuclease R; amino-acid sequence: MGIKQTLLTFMKEPAYRPMDIQDLATIFDINRDEYKAFKRAIKTMEKEGLIVRTAHDRFGLPERMGLVAGKIQVHQRGFGFVIPDEEGLKDVFIPSSSMNGAMNGDKVVAKILKEDDKGKKCEGEIVQITERVNKKIIGVYEDSRNFGFVVPEDKRVQFDIFIPKNDRNNAKTGDLVQVEIVKWPDQRRNPEGAVVEVLGKKGDKGLDILTIIKKYGLPEEFPDKVIEYAENIEEEIPAEEYKRRRDLRNVRMVTIDGEDAKDLDDAVNIERLPGGNYRLGVHIADVTHYVREKNPLDKEALKRATSVYLIDRVIPMLPKKLSNGICSLNPKVDRLALSCIMTIDKSGNVVDHEIVESVIKTSERMTYTDVSAILKDGNEDLIKRYDYLYDDFKAMEELCLILNKRRLKRGAIDFDFEESKIILDELGKPIEIKPYEREIANRIIEEFMLVCNETVAEYMYWTKTPFVYRIHEEPDQEKLERFKNFIYNLGYTVRWGQDIHPSNLQDVLEMIKGKNEETVVSTLLLRSMMQARYAPECVGHFGLAAKYYCHFTSPIRRYPDLQIHRIIKEHLHGKIDEKRSERLVKIVDTASKQSSDMERLAQDAEREVDDLKKAEYMSYRIGQEFVGVISSVTNFGMFVELPNTIEGLVRIADLDDDYYVYDEDHLMLIGERTKKIYRLGDSVSVRCSRVDIDNREVYFDVIPTESEIEMDLPVPDVKGMLNDFDDEDEDGEIFEEFEEGYWEGDEKSHDTQNLIKI
- a CDS encoding nitroreductase family protein; amino-acid sequence: MGFYEVIGERQSIKKYNSQGPIDKEKLNRMVTAAMMSPSWKNKTSYKIILIDDKKIKDTIADTVLNDDGQVSKGIKDAPLLAVFLASPDKSGEIDGKEYYLVDGAIAMEHFILAATAEGYSTCWVGAANEAEVINAIGAPNNYKLVGMTPVGHSDEQKDHNPKKDFNDYVFLNNWNTPFVNKF
- a CDS encoding formate/nitrite transporter family protein is translated as MYKNEIKEVAHSSEVKSDYINNSVFRYFLLAFMAGFFVIVGIALSYSAAGIVNVDGKLYGKMAVGLTFSIALGLIYFAGGELFTGNCFVLTVGLLEKAVTIKNTIKLLVVCYLGNLAGSIVSAYIYVKSGAPIGLADTYLLKVAESKTHYPADQLFLRAILCNFIVCLAVWLCYRLQDETAKLIMLFWCIFAFATAGFEHSVANMALFSAALMLPHNEALTLGAVVHNLSWVTLGNIIGGSLFLAVPYWYVSQDKISEDVKVK
- the smpB gene encoding SsrA-binding protein SmpB, encoding MARKNDNKTLAENRKARHDYFVEEAMEAGIELVGTEVKSIRAGKANLKDCYADIYNGEVYIKNMHVSPYEQGNIFNVDPLRERRLLLHKEEITRLTGLIQQEGLTLVPLALYLKGSKVKVNLAVCKGKKNYDKRDSMLEKAHKRDIERQMKERSRY
- a CDS encoding tetratricopeptide repeat protein, with the translated sequence MKWVFVIATVFIFALVFYYSVNNEKTRTKKKALSLYRKKRYDKTISLLDAKRALLGEDFYYSLLIEILVETKDIEKMLQACKEALDSKIESSMLYNNISYAYFEAEDFDKSLEYADKCIELNDKFAAPYANKGNCYYLLGDLDKALENFDTALGINKELPAALYGKGICLYIRKDYTECEKYLLKYTKINKKSINTFKMLGDLYFENRDFSSAAKMYESIISVDSTLPWAYYELGNILFYEGDLFRALTSLDKAIDLDKDCYIAYYYKCRIFSLFRHIDEAFQCLEKAVEGEKYLKLIAFEDNFLNNLKIYSRFKDIVGNRKTDIISELQVTSADD
- a CDS encoding LAGLIDADG family homing endonuclease, producing the protein MTNEEKAYIAGIIDGEGSIMLTKFHSNEFHAPCVSIASTTLELLQWIKDKTNTGVIRRKKNYDTERHKDCFSYTLRYNDAINFLEMISPYLVIESKKRRALMILNEYKSLTPRNGRYSEELLEKKREFYERFIALK
- a CDS encoding BglG family transcription antiterminator, which produces MVSKRQKDIVLSLMKSKDPVTSEWMAKELGVSDRTIRTEIKELQSQSALLGIVIESFRGKGYLLKVKDFATFEKEFTLNEKDSMDDTQSNLYEHQNRVIYILRRLLLGKDLVKLESLEESLFISKPKLQNDLKMVREILESYHLKLVSTPHYGMHVEGDEYMKRICLSNYILSRNNNLNIDSKSLQLLDKNLFEKIREIIIKKVNKYEFEISDITLENLATHIAIGCKRIDEGFVIENFEHDVIGKYPFESIIANEIVKEVEEFTGKIFPEAEINYIIVHLLGTKLIHKNVLNESSENDNLRTIINCMLEKLKTNFNWDFYGDSEFIQAMIMHIGPAMNRLRYSMSIRNPLLDDIKRKYPSAFQGAAIASRCIEHYLGVEVGEHEIAYIALHIGVALERIKAIQIKTKRVIVVCNSGVGSAKLLYYRLKNEFKDEIDIVATTSYYQLNEYDLSSIDFIISTIPLKEDIGVPVQVVHTFLGGEDIVSIQEKLRSVKGSEERRYLDESRVFIHKNFDDKESVIRFMCEELRKQKLVSKDYVNSVFEREEIAATSFGNFVAIPHPFEPETEETFWTVCTLKKPIEWAGKNMVQFICLLNIGKNPKEDLEGMYRRLIALVENRTMVQKVLRSESAEDIVRLVNGCK
- a CDS encoding PTS sugar transporter subunit IIB; the encoded protein is MNILLCCAAGMSTSLLVTKMEKAAEKQGLEGKIWAAPATHINEHIDKADVVLLGPQVRYLLSKIKALGDEKGIPVDTIDPTHYGMCNGEEVLKTAIKLVNNK